A single Gemmatimonadota bacterium DNA region contains:
- a CDS encoding NAD(P)-dependent oxidoreductase, translating into MLGLIGLGLVGSALVERFRDKGLEIAGYDIDSEKIKAHEGDGFKPCKSPADVADKARRIVLSLPDSYVVNDVVTGARGVLSAASPGAIIVDTTTADPQMSTALAKRLESRSIRFLDATILGSSKQVRESDVLVMVGGTLPVFELCTDIFEAFSLKTFHMGPSGKGAEAKLIVNLVLGLNRLVLAEGLVLAQKTGVDIDVLLDVFKMGGAYSRVMDIKGEKMITGDFTTQAALDQHLKDVELILDLGARTETPLPVTGLHAQLLRTGVALGLAEQDNSAIVEVLRKMAGIK; encoded by the coding sequence ATGCTCGGTCTTATCGGACTTGGACTCGTCGGGTCCGCACTTGTTGAACGCTTTCGCGACAAAGGTTTAGAAATTGCGGGGTATGATATTGATTCCGAAAAAATAAAAGCACATGAAGGCGACGGTTTTAAGCCCTGCAAATCGCCAGCCGATGTCGCTGATAAAGCGCGTCGAATCGTTCTTTCGCTTCCCGACTCTTATGTTGTCAACGATGTGGTTACAGGTGCGAGGGGCGTTTTGTCTGCGGCATCTCCCGGCGCAATTATTGTGGATACTACTACAGCCGATCCGCAGATGTCAACTGCGCTTGCCAAACGCCTTGAAAGCAGGAGTATTCGCTTTCTCGATGCGACTATTCTCGGATCCAGTAAGCAGGTGCGCGAATCAGATGTTCTCGTGATGGTCGGCGGTACTTTACCCGTCTTTGAACTGTGTACAGATATTTTTGAAGCCTTCTCGCTCAAGACCTTTCACATGGGGCCTTCGGGCAAAGGTGCGGAAGCCAAACTCATTGTCAATCTCGTGCTCGGTCTCAACCGTCTCGTATTGGCCGAGGGGCTTGTTCTCGCACAAAAAACGGGGGTAGATATCGATGTTTTGCTCGATGTTTTTAAGATGGGTGGCGCGTATTCTCGCGTGATGGATATTAAAGGCGAAAAAATGATCACCGGAGATTTTACCACTCAGGCTGCATTGGATCAGCACTTAAAAGATGTGGAACTCATTCTTGACCTCGGCGCGCGTACGGAAACGCCATTGCCCGTAACCGGGCTTCACGCCCAACTTTTGCGCACGGGCGTTGCGCTCGGTCTTGCAGAACAGGACAATTCCGCCATTGTCGAAGTGTTGAGGAAAATGGCGGGAATTAAATAA
- a CDS encoding ROK family protein: MSLTIGIDLGGTNTRAGLVTASGEIVGRARGPTRLHLGAEGVIYGIAECARAAARDGGISLAEVQGVGVGAPGPLDPFEGVIISPENLQCMHGVRLKDRLEALLGLGVVVDNDANLAAYGEQWLGAGRGVDHFLCVTLGTGVGGGWISEGRVMHGFNGNAAEVGHITVDHNGPRCPCGNFGCLEMYASATAMVRRTLERLEGEKPETSLKAGGLTTQVIFEAAETGDDFAMQMFEETGFFLGVGLVSLVNVLNVDRVALTGGLAQAGDWIFDPAMRTFWDRGTVGVKEHVQIVSAELGDDAGILGAARHAQRN; encoded by the coding sequence ATGAGTTTGACGATTGGCATAGATTTAGGGGGCACCAATACGCGTGCGGGGCTTGTGACAGCGTCTGGGGAGATTGTAGGTAGGGCGCGGGGACCGACGCGATTGCATCTGGGGGCTGAGGGTGTGATATATGGCATTGCCGAATGTGCGCGTGCGGCTGCGCGAGATGGTGGGATTTCACTGGCAGAAGTACAGGGGGTAGGGGTTGGTGCGCCCGGTCCATTAGATCCGTTTGAGGGCGTGATCATATCGCCCGAGAATTTGCAGTGTATGCACGGTGTGCGGTTAAAGGATCGCCTGGAGGCATTGCTCGGTCTGGGCGTGGTGGTGGATAATGATGCAAATTTAGCGGCTTATGGCGAGCAATGGCTGGGAGCTGGTCGAGGTGTTGATCACTTTTTGTGCGTGACTCTGGGCACGGGAGTTGGCGGTGGATGGATTAGCGAGGGACGGGTTATGCACGGGTTTAATGGCAATGCGGCCGAGGTGGGGCATATTACAGTGGATCACAATGGACCGCGCTGTCCGTGTGGTAATTTTGGATGTTTGGAGATGTATGCATCGGCCACGGCCATGGTGCGCCGCACGCTGGAAAGACTTGAAGGGGAAAAGCCGGAGACGTCTCTGAAAGCCGGGGGTTTGACCACACAGGTTATTTTTGAAGCGGCAGAGACAGGTGATGATTTTGCAATGCAGATGTTTGAGGAGACGGGGTTTTTCCTCGGTGTGGGGCTGGTGAGTCTGGTGAATGTATTGAATGTGGATCGCGTTGCACTAACAGGCGGATTGGCGCAGGCGGGTGATTGGATTTTTGATCCGGCGATGCGAACTTTTTGGGATCGCGGTACTGTTGGTGTAAAAGAACATGTGCAGATTGTTTCTGCTGAATTGGGCGATGACGCGGGAATTTTAGGCGCGGCCAGACACGCGCAGAGGAATTAA
- a CDS encoding zinc metallopeptidase: MLVGLMVMFIGIAITLWAQFKVKRTFRKYDEFVARSGATADQVARDILRRGGLPVGVEPVHGHLTDHYDPRDRMLRLSESVYGNRSLAAIGVAAHEAGHAFQHAQGYVPLSLRTSLVPVANLGSKAAWIFIIAGALFSIFELLFLGIVFFSAAVVFSIVTLPVEFNASSRAIHILADGGYLTPEEIPASRKVLNAAALTYVASALVAILELLRLLWMAGFLGGSDE, encoded by the coding sequence AGGAATAGCCATTACGTTGTGGGCGCAATTTAAGGTGAAGCGCACATTTCGCAAATACGATGAATTTGTTGCGCGAAGCGGTGCGACTGCAGATCAGGTCGCGCGAGATATTTTGCGTCGCGGCGGTTTGCCCGTGGGCGTGGAGCCTGTGCATGGGCATTTGACAGATCACTACGATCCGAGAGATCGCATGCTGCGCCTGTCGGAAAGTGTGTATGGCAATCGCTCCTTAGCCGCGATTGGCGTGGCTGCTCACGAAGCCGGGCATGCGTTTCAACACGCACAGGGATATGTGCCCCTGTCTCTTCGGACGAGCCTGGTTCCGGTGGCTAATTTGGGATCGAAGGCGGCGTGGATTTTCATTATTGCCGGGGCACTTTTCAGCATATTTGAACTGCTGTTTTTGGGTATTGTGTTCTTTTCGGCGGCTGTGGTTTTCAGTATTGTCACCCTGCCAGTTGAATTTAATGCGAGTAGTCGGGCTATTCATATTCTGGCAGATGGCGGATATTTGACACCTGAGGAGATCCCCGCTTCGCGCAAGGTTTTGAATGCCGCCGCGCTGACTTATGTCGCATCAGCACTGGTGGCGATTTTGGAGTTGTTGCGCTTGTTGTGGATGGCGGGTTTTTTGGGCGGATCGGATGAGTAG
- a CDS encoding sugar kinase, with amino-acid sequence MYDVVTFGEAMIRLSSPEYRRLENASKLDVEIGGGEYNVAVGCAHLGLKAAWVSRLVDNWTGWIIRNKGREHGVDMSNILWTDFDGVGLERNGFYHMEVGVGPRASAVTYDRGHTAIMNIKPGMVDWVSIFEGSKWFHVSGITPALSEGASEATVEALVAARDAGVTTSFDLNFRSKLWSAEQAQETIAKCIPHVQVLIGNEEDFEKTMGLKAEGTSGDYDALDPESYKDVARKAISQYPNVTLVGTTLRVAKTGLLNDWRTLLYDGSEFYFSRIYENLEMVDRVGGGDNFSAGIIAGVLEGEPAQDIVDFAGAYSALAHTFPGDVNWATRSEAESAMKGESARIRR; translated from the coding sequence ATGTACGATGTGGTGACTTTTGGCGAGGCGATGATTCGGTTGTCTTCGCCAGAATACCGCCGATTGGAGAATGCGAGTAAACTCGATGTCGAGATCGGTGGGGGAGAATACAATGTCGCGGTCGGTTGCGCGCATTTGGGTTTGAAGGCGGCGTGGGTGTCCCGGTTGGTCGATAATTGGACGGGTTGGATTATTCGCAACAAGGGGCGCGAGCACGGGGTGGATATGTCCAATATTTTGTGGACGGATTTTGACGGTGTAGGGCTTGAGCGTAATGGGTTTTATCATATGGAAGTGGGGGTGGGGCCGCGTGCGAGTGCGGTGACGTATGACAGAGGTCATACCGCGATTATGAATATCAAACCCGGAATGGTGGATTGGGTATCTATTTTTGAAGGGAGCAAGTGGTTTCACGTCAGTGGGATTACACCCGCGTTGTCCGAAGGTGCGTCAGAGGCTACAGTAGAAGCACTGGTAGCAGCCCGCGATGCAGGCGTGACCACGAGTTTTGATCTCAATTTCAGATCTAAATTGTGGAGTGCAGAACAAGCACAGGAGACGATTGCAAAGTGTATTCCGCATGTGCAGGTGCTTATCGGTAACGAAGAGGATTTTGAAAAGACGATGGGGCTTAAAGCCGAAGGCACGTCGGGCGATTACGATGCGCTGGATCCCGAAAGCTATAAAGATGTCGCGCGGAAGGCCATATCGCAATATCCCAATGTGACGCTTGTGGGCACAACCCTGCGCGTTGCGAAGACCGGATTGCTGAATGACTGGCGCACACTGCTTTACGATGGCAGTGAGTTTTATTTTTCGCGTATTTACGAAAATTTGGAGATGGTAGATCGCGTGGGTGGTGGCGATAATTTTTCAGCGGGTATTATTGCCGGGGTGCTCGAGGGCGAGCCAGCTCAGGATATCGTGGATTTCGCAGGGGCTTATTCGGCGCTGGCACATACGTTCCCGGGGGATGTGAACTGGGCTACGCGATCGGAAGCCGAGAGTGCGATGAAGGGTGAGAGTGCGCGGATTAGACGATAG
- a CDS encoding ribonuclease activity regulator RraA yields the protein MSLEPIQTQDIKRPSRSLIDALSHIGSATASGELFKLGIRDAQILGPLPRTPGKSICGPALTLQFMPKREDLHSSGEYQGPERQLHRHVLYHTQPGDVVVVDARGDMSSGVFGEMMLTYFSGQGGQGAIVDGCIRDFPHARELNLGLWLKGTTPNFHAQTNIFPHAVNVPIACGDTLVMPGDIIIADDDGAVVVPIKLAPELAEKATEHAEWEVFSRMKLAEGGDLRKYYPLTDEARVEYEAWQKEQEN from the coding sequence ATGAGTTTAGAACCCATTCAAACACAGGATATAAAACGCCCATCCAGGTCATTAATTGATGCGTTATCACATATTGGCAGTGCCACAGCAAGTGGAGAATTATTTAAGCTGGGCATCCGCGATGCCCAAATTTTGGGGCCCCTTCCCCGAACGCCGGGCAAATCAATTTGTGGCCCGGCACTGACGCTACAATTTATGCCCAAACGAGAAGATCTGCATTCATCGGGAGAATATCAAGGGCCGGAAAGACAATTGCATCGCCATGTGCTATATCACACACAACCGGGCGATGTGGTTGTAGTCGATGCTCGGGGCGACATGAGCAGTGGCGTTTTTGGCGAGATGATGCTGACCTATTTTTCCGGCCAGGGCGGTCAAGGTGCAATTGTCGATGGTTGTATTCGCGATTTTCCCCACGCCAGGGAATTAAACCTCGGCTTATGGCTTAAAGGAACAACGCCCAATTTTCACGCGCAAACCAATATTTTCCCCCACGCCGTGAATGTCCCGATAGCGTGTGGTGACACACTTGTAATGCCCGGCGATATTATTATTGCCGACGACGACGGCGCCGTGGTAGTACCGATTAAACTCGCGCCTGAATTGGCAGAAAAAGCGACCGAACACGCCGAATGGGAAGTCTTTAGCCGAATGAAACTCGCCGAAGGCGGCGACCTGCGGAAATATTATCCACTGACAGATGAAGCGCGTGTAGAATATGAAGCGTGGCAAAAGGAACAAGAGAATTAG
- the eda gene encoding bifunctional 4-hydroxy-2-oxoglutarate aldolase/2-dehydro-3-deoxy-phosphogluconate aldolase — MSSTLDRIIDCGVVAVLRADNPSQLMDVSKALREGGVVAIEVTMTVPGALKVIEEASAKMADTIIGVGSVLDPETARAAILSGAEYVVSPILNTAVIEMSKRYGKAVMPAGFTPTEILTAWQAGADVVKVFPAGVGGPSYFKDILGPLPQVKLMPTGGVDAKTTPEFIKNGAVAVGAGSAMVDKTAVDNKDWASLTATAKSFVDAVAQARVEK; from the coding sequence ATGTCAAGTACTTTGGATCGCATTATTGATTGCGGTGTGGTTGCCGTGTTGCGGGCAGATAATCCGTCGCAGTTGATGGATGTGTCAAAAGCGTTGCGCGAAGGCGGTGTGGTGGCAATTGAAGTGACGATGACGGTGCCGGGGGCGCTGAAGGTGATTGAAGAAGCGTCGGCAAAGATGGCAGATACGATTATTGGGGTGGGGTCTGTGCTCGATCCAGAGACGGCGCGGGCAGCAATTCTATCCGGCGCAGAATATGTGGTGAGTCCCATTTTGAATACGGCGGTAATCGAGATGAGCAAGCGGTATGGCAAGGCCGTGATGCCCGCAGGGTTTACGCCTACAGAAATTTTGACGGCCTGGCAAGCGGGAGCCGATGTGGTCAAGGTGTTTCCCGCTGGCGTGGGAGGACCGTCTTATTTTAAGGATATTCTGGGTCCTTTGCCACAGGTGAAGCTCATGCCCACGGGTGGGGTAGATGCCAAAACAACGCCCGAGTTTATCAAAAATGGCGCGGTGGCTGTGGGGGCTGGCAGTGCGATGGTCGATAAGACGGCTGTGGATAATAAAGACTGGGCATCTTTGACGGCAACGGCAAAATCTTTTGTAGATGCTGTGGCGCAGGCGCGAGTGGAAAAATGA